Below is a window of Geomonas oryzisoli DNA.
CGCCAGGGGCGGCGGCGCAGAATACCTCGCTGACGCTCTGGCCGGGGGCCTGGTCCTTGTAGACCAGGAAGGAGCTGTTGACCTCGCGGAACAGGTGCTGCACGTCCCCCACCCCCTCCTTGGTCCGGTAGAAGCTGAGTACTCCGCCGCTGAAGACAAGCACCGTCATGGCCCCCTGGTAGAAGCAGACGAAAGCGCCGTCCTCGGAGAGTTCCAGCCTCGGGGAGAAGAGACGGTAGAGGTTGAATGAGGTGAAGTCGATCAGCTTGGGCTCCAGCCCCGCCTCGAGGATGAGCTCCTCGTACTGTTGCACCACGGGACGGGAGATGATGGAGACCAGCAGGGAAACGGCTCCGTTTTGCTTTTCCTCCAGGGTCTGGTAGTCCAGATGGACCGCGCTGATGTCGAAGGGGAGGCTCTTTTTGAGCTTCCAGCGGATCACGTCCATCCCCTCCTCGCGGTTCTTGAAGCGTGCCTCCAGCTCGAGGAGCACCACGCGTCCCACCGCATCGGGCAGCGACACGCAGACAGCACGTTCCTTGGTCAAAAGACGCAGGTGGGCTTCTTTGAGGGCGGCGACGAATCCCTTGGCATCGGCGATGTTTGGGTCGCGGCGCGACAGGCTCAGCATGCCCGGCGCAAACGGCAGCGACAGTCCCGCCTCGACGAGCGGGGTCTTGCCGCCGCTTACCACGGCGAAGCTGAACCCGGCGGCTGAGAGTTCCAGCCCAAGACTTTTCCCGGACATTAGCATATCTGGCACCTACTCCACAAAGGTGACACGGTTGATCTCCTTGATTGTCGTCTCACCGGCGAGCACCTTGGCCACGGCCGATTCCCTGAGGAACATGGTCCCCGCGGCCTTGGCGGCCTTTTTCAGGGCGGCGATGGGGGCCTTGGAGATGATCAGCTCGCGGATCTCGTCGTTGAGATCGAGGAGTTCCACGATGGCGGACCTGCCCCGGTAGCCGGTGCCGTTGCAGTCGTCACAGCCGCGGGCCTCGTACAGGGTGAGGCCGCGGGTCCGCTCCGGGTCTATGGCAGACTCGCGCAGCTCATCGTCGGAAACGGTGACCGCCTTCTTGCAGGAAGGGCAGATCTTGCGCACCAGGCGCTGCGCCATGACGCAGTTGAGGCAGGCGACGAAGTTGTAGGGATCGATCCCCATGTGGGTGAAGCGCCCGATCACGTCGAAGACGTTGTTGGCGTGCACGGTGGTGAACACCAGGTGACCGGTCAGCGCCGACTGCACGGCGATCTGGGCTGTTTCCGAGTCACGGATCTCGCCGACCATGATCTTGTCCGGGTCGTGACGAAGCACGGAGCGCAGGCCGCGGGCGAAGGTAAGCCCCTTCTTCTCGTTGACCGGGATCTGCGTGATGCCGGAGAGGACGTACTCGACCGGGTCCTCGATGGTGATGATCTTTTCGAGCCCGGTGTGGATCTCGGTGAGCGCGCCGTAGAGCGTGGTGGTCTTGCCGGAGCCGGTGGGGCCGGTGACCAGCACCATGCCGTAGGGTTCCTTGATCATCTTCCTGAAGCGCTTGATCTCGTGGGAGGCCATGCCGAGCGTCTCCAGGGTGAGCCCCCTGAGGTCGCTGGCAATGCTCTCCTTGTCCAGAATACGGATGACCGCGTCCTCGCCGAAGGCGCTTGGCATGATGGATACGCGGAAGTCGATGGACTTGGCGCCGATCCTGACCTTGAACCGGCCGTCCTGCGGGATGCGCCGCTCCGAGATGTCCAGCTCGCTCATGACCTTCAGCCTGGAGATGAGCGGCCCCTGGAAGTGGTTGTCGATGGGGTCGGTCGCCTTGTAGAGCACGCCGTCGATACGGTACTTGATGATTACCCCTTCCTGCGCCGTCTCGATATGGATATCGGAGGCGCGCCGGGTGAGGGCATCCAGGATGGTGGAGTTGACCAGCTTGATGATGGGACTGGTGTCGGCGGAGACGTTCTCGACGGAGAGGATCTCCTCACCTTTCTCGGTCTCGGTCACCAGTTGCAGCATGAAGTCTTCCGAGACTTCCTTGAGCACGCGGCTGGTCCCCTCGCCCCGCTTGAGAAGCTGGGAGATCTCTGATTCGGCCGCGACCTTGAAGGTGAGGGGCCGCTCCAGGAGCAAAGAGATCTCGTCGAGTTGCAGCACCGCGGTGGGGTCGGCAATGGCGACCACCAGGAGGTCACCCAGCAGTTCCAGGGGCACGAAGTGGTACCGGAACATCACCTCGGGGGGGAC
It encodes the following:
- a CDS encoding GspE/PulE family protein, which encodes MLKPFKRQRLGDILLEQGELTNDQLAYALDKQQSTKERLGAICIADGLINDMVLAQALAQQFSMEFVDLKGARPDESLFNVVPPEVMFRYHFVPLELLGDLLVVAIADPTAVLQLDEISLLLERPLTFKVAAESEISQLLKRGEGTSRVLKEVSEDFMLQLVTETEKGEEILSVENVSADTSPIIKLVNSTILDALTRRASDIHIETAQEGVIIKYRIDGVLYKATDPIDNHFQGPLISRLKVMSELDISERRIPQDGRFKVRIGAKSIDFRVSIMPSAFGEDAVIRILDKESIASDLRGLTLETLGMASHEIKRFRKMIKEPYGMVLVTGPTGSGKTTTLYGALTEIHTGLEKIITIEDPVEYVLSGITQIPVNEKKGLTFARGLRSVLRHDPDKIMVGEIRDSETAQIAVQSALTGHLVFTTVHANNVFDVIGRFTHMGIDPYNFVACLNCVMAQRLVRKICPSCKKAVTVSDDELRESAIDPERTRGLTLYEARGCDDCNGTGYRGRSAIVELLDLNDEIRELIISKAPIAALKKAAKAAGTMFLRESAVAKVLAGETTIKEINRVTFVE
- the pilM gene encoding type IV pilus biogenesis protein PilM — protein: MSGKSLGLELSAAGFSFAVVSGGKTPLVEAGLSLPFAPGMLSLSRRDPNIADAKGFVAALKEAHLRLLTKERAVCVSLPDAVGRVVLLELEARFKNREEGMDVIRWKLKKSLPFDISAVHLDYQTLEEKQNGAVSLLVSIISRPVVQQYEELILEAGLEPKLIDFTSFNLYRLFSPRLELSEDGAFVCFYQGAMTVLVFSGGVLSFYRTKEGVGDVQHLFREVNSSFLVYKDQAPGQSVSEVFCAAAPGDAESFRALVAEASGLEPVLLDLERMLRQGSTLGLDRPGLHALAGAVGAALRSL